AGGTGAAAGCAAATAAACCAGCGGCAACGGCGCTGCCGGAGGAATTTACTTACCAAAGTGATTATTCGGATACGCAGCAAACTTTCACCGATGTACTGGCTGCTATTTATACCGAAGTGATTTCTGTCAAAAATTTGCAGGAACTGCTGGATAAAGCAATGGAAATGTACGGAGAGGTGGTTAACCGCGCCACAACCATTCCTGCACTTTTGCCCTGGGCTGATTTCAGCCTGGAAGTTTCCGATCCGCATGAACTTGAGCTGATCGAGATGGCCATTCTGAGGGCGGAATTTGGGGTGGCTGAAAATGGGGCGGTCTGGATATCAGATCAGTACCTGCCGCATCGGGCACTTCCTTTTATTACCCAAAACCTGGCTTTCGTCATTCCCAGGGACGCGCTCGTCAATAACATGCATGAGGCATACAATCGTCTCCAGGATACTACCGGTTGGGGATGTTTCATTGCCGGACCCTCCAAAACGGCAGATATTGAGCAATCGCTGGTGATTGGGGCGCATGGTGCCCGGAGTATGGTGATATTTTTAGTAGATGAGCTGTAATTAAAACGGGTACAGACCGGTTTGAATATTTCTTCAAACAAAAGCGTTCAAAAATTACGCCCCCTTATTCTTTCTTCTAATTTTGCACAGCTCATCTGTTGCTGTGTTTTACATACACGGACCATATGGAGGTTTTAGACAATGCCTGATTAGATACCTTATGCCCAAAATTATTGTTGCCATCGACGGCTATTCAAGTTGTGGAAAAAGCACAACCGCCAAACTCGTTGCAGGCCAATTAAATTACCCTTATATAGACACCGGAGCTATGTACCGGGCTGTTACCTTGTATTTTCTCCAGAACCATATCTCGCTCACCAATCCCAGGGAAATAGAAAATGCCCTGGACAACATTCATATCAGCTTTCGGCGGCATCCGGAATTAGGCAGAAATGATACCTATCTGAATGGCCTCAATGTGGAAGATGAAATCAGAAAAATGTATGTTTCAGAAAGAGTGAGCGATGTGAGTGCTGTGGCAGCGGTACGGCATGCACTGGTTGCCCAGCAGCAGCGTATGGGTAAGGCCAAAGGTATTGTGATGGATGGCCGGGATATAGGGACCGTCGTGTTTCCACAAGCCGAACTGAAAATATTCATGAATGCCGATCCGCTCATCCGCGCTCAGAGGAGGCAGCTGGAACTGCTTCAAAAAGGCGAAATGGTCGGTTTTCAGGAAATTGTAGATAATCTTAAAAACCGTGACTATATCGATACCCATCG
This portion of the Dyadobacter sp. CECT 9275 genome encodes:
- a CDS encoding LutC/YkgG family protein — its product is MNARDKILSQVKANKPAATALPEEFTYQSDYSDTQQTFTDVLAAIYTEVISVKNLQELLDKAMEMYGEVVNRATTIPALLPWADFSLEVSDPHELELIEMAILRAEFGVAENGAVWISDQYLPHRALPFITQNLAFVIPRDALVNNMHEAYNRLQDTTGWGCFIAGPSKTADIEQSLVIGAHGARSMVIFLVDEL
- the cmk gene encoding (d)CMP kinase, which encodes MPKIIVAIDGYSSCGKSTTAKLVAGQLNYPYIDTGAMYRAVTLYFLQNHISLTNPREIENALDNIHISFRRHPELGRNDTYLNGLNVEDEIRKMYVSERVSDVSAVAAVRHALVAQQQRMGKAKGIVMDGRDIGTVVFPQAELKIFMNADPLIRAQRRQLELLQKGEMVGFQEIVDNLKNRDYIDTHRAESPLRQASDAVYIDNSLMTLDEQVELVVRLADEQIGLSLRKREMRHD